From Micromonospora sp. NBC_01699, a single genomic window includes:
- a CDS encoding branched-chain amino acid ABC transporter permease — MTDFRTRWHEATSRVGHVFDTLPKPVRITGLLLFVAFLYVLPNKSFYEYLNIPGLWIPLYTTSNDMAAVLFYCAWIVLLSLGLNVVVGYAGLLDLGFFGFFAVGAYTVALLTSPESKLITEYNWLESPWPWLVTVPIAVALALLSGVLLGAPTLRLRGDYLAIVTLGFAEMIRIIAKNQDWILNGDRGIPQVAHPPGKWSDGTPIFGLAFKPYYWLLLTVIIIAIFLIRNLSNSRVGRAWVAIREDEDAAEIMGVPTFRFKLWAFAIGAAVGGLSGSLWAGQANFVNSSTFSLENSILVLAAVLLGGAGSIPGAILGGFLVIYIPEWLRSVGDVFGLPETLTFAGRAYDVSPTSLRYVFFGALLIIVMVFRPQGLWPNRRRAAELKDRQKEVAVVE, encoded by the coding sequence ATGACCGACTTTCGAACCCGGTGGCACGAGGCCACCAGCCGGGTCGGCCACGTGTTCGACACGCTGCCCAAGCCCGTACGCATCACCGGGCTGCTGCTCTTCGTGGCCTTCCTCTACGTCCTGCCGAACAAGTCGTTCTACGAGTACCTGAACATCCCCGGGCTCTGGATCCCGCTCTACACCACCAGCAACGACATGGCCGCGGTGCTGTTCTACTGCGCCTGGATCGTGCTGCTGTCGCTCGGCCTGAACGTGGTGGTCGGTTACGCCGGCCTGCTCGACCTCGGCTTCTTCGGCTTCTTCGCGGTCGGCGCGTACACGGTGGCGCTGCTCACCTCGCCGGAGAGCAAGCTGATCACCGAGTACAACTGGCTGGAGAGCCCGTGGCCGTGGTTGGTCACGGTGCCGATCGCGGTCGCGCTGGCCCTGCTCTCCGGGGTTCTGCTCGGTGCGCCGACCCTGCGGCTGCGCGGTGACTACCTGGCGATCGTGACCCTCGGCTTCGCCGAGATGATCCGGATCATCGCGAAGAACCAGGACTGGATCCTCAACGGCGACCGGGGTATCCCGCAGGTGGCGCACCCGCCGGGCAAGTGGTCGGACGGTACGCCGATCTTCGGCCTGGCGTTCAAGCCGTACTACTGGCTGCTGCTCACGGTCATCATCATCGCGATCTTCCTGATCCGGAACCTCTCCAACAGCCGGGTGGGGCGGGCCTGGGTGGCGATCCGGGAGGACGAGGACGCAGCCGAGATCATGGGCGTGCCGACGTTCCGGTTCAAGCTCTGGGCGTTTGCCATCGGCGCGGCGGTCGGCGGGCTCTCCGGCTCGCTGTGGGCGGGGCAGGCGAACTTCGTCAACTCCTCCACCTTCTCGCTGGAGAACTCGATCCTGGTGCTGGCCGCGGTGCTGCTCGGCGGTGCCGGCAGTATTCCGGGCGCGATCCTGGGCGGCTTCCTGGTGATCTACATCCCGGAGTGGCTACGGTCGGTCGGTGACGTGTTCGGCCTGCCGGAGACGCTCACCTTCGCCGGTAGGGCGTACGACGTCAGCCCCACCTCGCTGCGCTACGTGTTCTTCGGGGCGTTGCTGATCATCGTGATGGTTTTCCGGCCGCAGGGCCTGTGGCCGAACCGGCGGCGGGCCGCCGAGCTCAAGGACCGGCAGAAGGAGGTGGCGGTCGTTGAGTGA
- a CDS encoding branched-chain amino acid ABC transporter permease, whose product MDFAELIRGFPELTTTGLVQGAIYALIALGYTLVYGVLRLINFAHSEVFMIGTFAAVWTWGFFGLTSDTDAPSVPMALLLIVAAIVVAAAFSGGTALLIEVTAYRPLRRRNAPPLAFLITAIGASYFLMELLGAFTQRRQIGSPRLLPTDPIISIGGFRITPVQLLTLSVAIIMMVGLDFFVNKTRFGRGIRAVAQDANTAALMGVNKSRVIGLVFVLGGLMAGVAAVFSDMKSGNTRYNIGFLLGLKAFSAAVLGGIGNLRGAAIGGILLGLVENYGSAVFGSQWRDLIAFVVLITLLMFRPTGLLGESLGRARA is encoded by the coding sequence GTGGACTTTGCAGAACTCATCCGGGGTTTCCCGGAACTGACCACGACCGGGCTGGTCCAGGGCGCGATCTACGCGCTCATCGCGCTCGGCTACACCCTCGTGTACGGCGTCCTTCGCCTCATCAACTTCGCGCACTCCGAGGTCTTCATGATCGGCACCTTCGCCGCCGTGTGGACCTGGGGTTTCTTCGGGCTAACCAGTGACACTGATGCCCCCTCGGTACCGATGGCGCTGCTGCTGATCGTGGCAGCGATAGTCGTGGCCGCGGCGTTCTCGGGTGGAACCGCCCTCCTGATCGAGGTCACGGCCTACCGGCCGCTGCGCCGGCGCAACGCGCCCCCGCTGGCCTTCCTGATCACCGCCATCGGTGCGTCGTACTTCCTGATGGAACTGTTGGGTGCGTTCACGCAGCGGCGTCAGATCGGGTCCCCGCGACTGCTACCCACCGATCCGATCATCAGTATCGGCGGCTTCAGGATCACCCCGGTCCAGCTGCTGACCCTGAGCGTGGCCATCATCATGATGGTCGGCCTGGACTTTTTCGTGAACAAGACCCGGTTCGGGCGTGGCATCCGGGCGGTGGCGCAGGACGCCAACACCGCGGCCCTGATGGGTGTCAACAAGAGTCGGGTGATCGGCCTGGTCTTCGTGCTCGGTGGACTGATGGCCGGTGTGGCCGCGGTCTTCAGCGACATGAAGAGCGGCAACACCCGGTACAACATCGGCTTCCTGCTCGGGCTCAAGGCGTTCTCCGCCGCCGTGCTCGGCGGCATCGGCAACCTGCGTGGCGCAGCGATCGGTGGCATCCTGCTGGGGCTGGTGGAGAACTACGGCTCGGCGGTCTTCGGCTCGCAGTGGCGTGACCTGATCGCCTTCGTCGTGCTGATCACGCTGCTGATGTTCCGGCCGACCGGCCTGCTCGGCGAGTCGTTGGGAAGGGCGCGGGCATGA
- a CDS encoding branched-chain amino acid ABC transporter substrate-binding protein, with translation MRQNFVRVLGGVAMAAVLVGGATACKQDEGSSNGSGSQACDLKIGFFGALSGADAGLVTPMKQGADLAVEQYNKENADCQVTVAPFDSQGKADLAGGLATSAAADEKIVGLIGPAFSGESEVGLPIFEQAGLATITPSATRPSLSDKGWKVFHRGVGNDFSQGPAIANYIKSVLKAEKVFVIDDQSAYGAGLADEAKKVLGPLVVKTDKVVDNAQEFGAQISSVKTSGATVLMYAGYTEEAAPFLKQLRANGWTGTFIGGDGINDANMLSVTGQKDVEGTISTCPCGPATAAKGTFVTDFKAKYSVDPGVYADVSYDLAKIYLEAIKAGKTTRADIQTFLSSYNKAGSASGVTYKWEANGELDPAQVKVWAFKATAGAWAPDVEIPKG, from the coding sequence TTGAGGCAAAACTTCGTACGCGTCCTCGGCGGTGTCGCCATGGCGGCGGTGCTCGTCGGCGGCGCTACCGCGTGCAAGCAGGACGAGGGTTCGAGCAACGGCTCCGGTAGCCAGGCGTGCGACCTCAAGATCGGCTTCTTCGGCGCGCTGTCCGGTGCGGACGCCGGGCTCGTGACGCCGATGAAGCAGGGCGCCGACCTGGCCGTCGAGCAATACAACAAGGAGAACGCGGACTGCCAGGTGACGGTGGCCCCGTTCGACTCGCAGGGTAAGGCCGACCTGGCCGGCGGTCTGGCCACCAGCGCCGCCGCCGACGAGAAGATTGTCGGACTGATCGGCCCGGCGTTCTCCGGCGAGAGCGAGGTCGGTCTGCCGATCTTCGAGCAGGCCGGGCTGGCGACCATCACGCCTTCCGCGACCCGTCCGAGCCTGAGCGACAAGGGCTGGAAGGTCTTCCACCGCGGCGTCGGCAACGACTTCTCGCAGGGTCCGGCGATCGCCAACTACATCAAGAGCGTCCTGAAGGCGGAGAAGGTCTTCGTCATCGACGACCAGTCCGCGTACGGTGCCGGCCTCGCCGACGAGGCGAAGAAGGTCCTCGGCCCGCTCGTGGTCAAGACCGACAAGGTCGTCGACAACGCGCAGGAGTTCGGTGCCCAGATCTCCAGCGTGAAGACCAGCGGCGCGACCGTGCTGATGTACGCGGGTTACACCGAGGAGGCGGCGCCGTTCCTGAAGCAGCTGCGGGCCAACGGTTGGACCGGCACCTTCATCGGCGGTGACGGCATCAACGACGCGAACATGCTGTCGGTGACCGGTCAGAAGGACGTCGAGGGCACCATCTCCACCTGCCCGTGTGGTCCGGCGACCGCGGCCAAGGGCACCTTCGTCACCGACTTCAAGGCGAAGTACTCGGTCGACCCGGGTGTCTACGCCGACGTGTCGTACGACCTCGCCAAGATCTACCTTGAGGCGATCAAGGCCGGCAAGACCACTCGCGCCGACATCCAGACCTTCCTGAGCAGCTACAACAAGGCGGGTTCGGCTTCCGGTGTGACGTACAAGTGGGAAGCGAACGGCGAGCTTGACCCGGCTCAGGTCAAGGTGTGGGCGTTCAAGGCCACCGCTGGCGCCTGGGCGCCGGATGTGGAGATCCCGAAGGGCTGA
- a CDS encoding ANTAR domain-containing response regulator, whose amino-acid sequence MADTQAGIERRRVLIAEDEALIRLDLAEMLVEEGYDVVGEAGDGETAVRLAEELKPDLVILDIKMPIMDGLAAAERIAAGRIAPVVILTAFSQRDLVERARAAGAMAYLVKPFQKSDLVPAIEIALSRYSEIAALESEVAGLTDRLEIRKTVERAKGALMTTYGMTEPQAFKWIQRTAMDHRMTMREVAERILAEGTGTEPAEAG is encoded by the coding sequence GTGGCCGACACGCAGGCGGGTATCGAGCGTAGGCGGGTGCTGATCGCCGAGGATGAGGCGCTCATCCGGCTGGATCTCGCCGAGATGCTGGTCGAAGAGGGTTACGACGTGGTGGGGGAGGCGGGCGACGGGGAGACCGCGGTGCGCCTGGCCGAGGAACTCAAACCCGACCTCGTCATCCTCGACATCAAGATGCCGATCATGGACGGACTGGCCGCCGCCGAGCGGATCGCCGCCGGCCGGATCGCCCCGGTGGTCATCCTGACCGCGTTCAGCCAGCGTGACCTGGTCGAGCGGGCGCGGGCGGCCGGCGCGATGGCGTACCTGGTCAAGCCGTTCCAGAAGAGCGACCTGGTGCCGGCGATCGAGATCGCGCTGTCGCGTTACTCGGAGATTGCCGCGCTGGAGTCCGAGGTGGCCGGACTGACCGATCGCCTGGAGATCCGCAAGACGGTGGAGCGGGCCAAGGGCGCGCTGATGACCACGTACGGCATGACCGAGCCGCAGGCGTTCAAGTGGATCCAGCGCACCGCGATGGACCACCGGATGACCATGCGCGAGGTCGCCGAGCGGATCCTGGCCGAGGGTACGGGCACCGAGCCGGCCGAGGCCGGCTGA
- a CDS encoding FAD-binding oxidoreductase, with the protein MHDLSRRDLLRATAAVGAGAVVFPGIVAGGTPAVADDGPGWSPGTGSPPATLTGRIVRPRDPGYANASLGWDELFVRYPLVIVFAQETQDVVNALTWARQNNVALRVRSGRHSLEGWSNVDNGIVIDVSELKSTRIDAATRTATVGAGLSQLEAVTALGEQDFAVTTGTEGTVGLSGATLGGGFGFLTRYLGMACDSLIGAEIVVASGADGAKAIEVDLKNHRDLLWALRGAGNGNFGIVTSLTYRVTPLRQVAYLQATWQGLDDLHGVFDTWQRSAPFADNRLGTQLEIHKSQILLFGVLADGSEATARELLEPILSIGNPEVTVQTGGWGDTYAGFQIPTEDEPANWKFFSQFSTEPFPEEAIDVIRAFMADAPSEDSNFFTQAFGTGAQTREPRGGSAFPHRDALFYSEPGAGWGTRGEPDSGDAVTPIAQAWIAEFSQALRPYVDGAYVNVPNIGMAEWETAYWGRNFDRLREIKAKYDPHNVFQYEQSIPPASR; encoded by the coding sequence ATGCATGACCTTTCTCGTCGCGACCTGCTCCGGGCGACCGCGGCCGTCGGCGCCGGTGCGGTCGTCTTCCCGGGCATTGTCGCCGGAGGCACCCCGGCTGTCGCGGACGACGGCCCGGGTTGGTCCCCCGGTACGGGGAGCCCGCCGGCCACGCTGACCGGCCGCATCGTCCGTCCCCGCGATCCCGGCTACGCGAATGCGAGTCTCGGCTGGGACGAGCTTTTCGTTCGCTATCCGCTGGTCATCGTCTTCGCCCAGGAAACCCAGGACGTGGTCAACGCCCTCACCTGGGCGCGGCAGAACAACGTCGCGCTGCGGGTGCGCAGTGGCCGCCACAGCCTCGAAGGCTGGTCGAACGTGGACAACGGCATAGTGATCGACGTCAGCGAGCTGAAGTCGACCCGGATCGACGCCGCCACCCGTACCGCGACGGTCGGTGCCGGGCTCAGTCAATTGGAGGCGGTGACCGCGCTCGGGGAGCAGGACTTTGCGGTGACGACCGGAACGGAGGGAACCGTCGGTCTTTCCGGTGCGACCCTCGGCGGCGGTTTCGGTTTCCTCACCCGCTACCTCGGCATGGCCTGCGACAGCCTGATAGGGGCGGAGATTGTCGTCGCGTCGGGTGCCGACGGCGCGAAGGCGATCGAGGTGGACCTGAAGAATCACCGGGACCTGCTCTGGGCGCTTCGCGGGGCCGGAAACGGCAACTTCGGGATCGTCACCTCACTCACCTACCGGGTAACCCCGCTGCGGCAGGTCGCGTACCTGCAAGCGACCTGGCAGGGGCTGGACGATCTGCACGGTGTCTTCGACACCTGGCAGCGCAGCGCACCGTTCGCCGACAACCGCCTCGGAACCCAGCTTGAGATCCACAAATCCCAGATCCTGCTGTTCGGGGTGCTCGCCGACGGTTCGGAGGCAACGGCGAGGGAACTGCTGGAACCGATCCTCTCCATCGGCAACCCCGAGGTCACCGTGCAGACCGGGGGCTGGGGCGACACCTATGCCGGATTCCAGATACCGACCGAGGACGAGCCGGCGAACTGGAAGTTCTTCTCGCAGTTCAGCACCGAGCCGTTCCCGGAGGAGGCGATCGACGTGATCCGCGCGTTCATGGCGGACGCCCCGTCGGAGGACAGCAACTTCTTCACCCAGGCATTCGGCACCGGGGCGCAGACGAGGGAACCCCGCGGCGGCTCGGCGTTCCCGCATCGCGACGCACTGTTCTATTCCGAGCCCGGTGCCGGCTGGGGCACCAGGGGCGAGCCGGACAGCGGCGACGCCGTCACCCCGATCGCCCAGGCCTGGATCGCCGAGTTCAGCCAGGCACTGCGGCCGTACGTGGACGGCGCCTACGTGAATGTGCCGAACATCGGAATGGCGGAATGGGAGACCGCCTACTGGGGACGCAACTTCGACCGGCTGCGCGAGATCAAGGCGAAGTACGACCCGCACAACGTCTTCCAGTACGAGCAGAGCATCCCACCCGCGTCACGCTGA
- a CDS encoding GAF and ANTAR domain-containing protein, producing MTAVSPQRLAKVFVEVSDTLVDEFDLIEFLHMLTLRAAELAAASVVGLVLANQHGQLQFMAGSREEARLLELFQLQNDEGPCLDAFRTGGTVVDTDLSAAVGRWPHFAPHAVAAGFRYVYAFPLRLRAQVIGALNVFGVDDGRLLGDDDIPIVQALADLASIAILQERSISRGEELTVQLQSALNSRIVIEQAKGAIAQNSGVSVDEAFTLIRGYARSNNQRLVDVAHAIVTDLASIPDFARPIR from the coding sequence ATGACCGCAGTCTCACCGCAACGACTCGCGAAGGTGTTCGTCGAGGTCTCGGACACCCTGGTGGACGAGTTCGACCTCATCGAATTCCTCCACATGCTGACGCTGCGGGCCGCCGAACTCGCCGCTGCCAGCGTCGTGGGTCTGGTCCTGGCCAACCAGCACGGACAGCTCCAGTTCATGGCCGGCTCCCGGGAGGAGGCCCGACTCCTGGAGCTGTTCCAGCTACAGAACGACGAGGGACCCTGCCTCGACGCGTTCCGGACCGGAGGCACGGTCGTCGACACGGACCTGAGCGCCGCCGTCGGGCGATGGCCACATTTCGCACCGCACGCCGTCGCCGCCGGATTCCGCTACGTGTACGCCTTCCCGCTCCGCCTGCGCGCCCAGGTGATCGGAGCACTCAACGTGTTCGGCGTCGACGACGGCAGGCTTCTCGGCGACGACGACATCCCGATCGTGCAGGCGCTGGCGGATCTGGCGTCCATCGCCATTCTCCAGGAACGTTCGATCAGCCGGGGTGAGGAACTCACCGTCCAACTCCAGAGTGCCCTCAACAGCCGGATCGTCATCGAGCAGGCAAAGGGCGCGATCGCGCAGAACAGTGGTGTCAGCGTGGACGAGGCGTTCACCCTCATCCGCGGTTACGCCCGGTCCAACAACCAGCGGCTGGTGGACGTGGCCCACGCCATCGTCACGGATCTTGCCAGCATCCCCGATTTCGCTCGACCGATCCGGTAG
- a CDS encoding GAF and ANTAR domain-containing protein → MAVTGSADRWVRALGLIAEQPWPDDGTSGITQTLTRICRAAVYALSVSGVGISVLTEDGVQSYAVASDEPAYLLAELQFTLGEGPGVDAFDTRRPVLVTDLAGTGARGRWPIFAAAMAEGRIHAVFAFPLQVGAARLGVMVLFREQTGPINPDILDQALTFAEIVMMTVLDGQENSGREALALGFDETPGYRAEVAQAQGMIMVQLGVSIGEALIHLRAHAYAEARPLHQVARDIVDRKLRFDGTGP, encoded by the coding sequence ATGGCGGTGACCGGATCCGCAGACCGCTGGGTCCGGGCGTTGGGGTTGATCGCCGAGCAACCCTGGCCGGACGACGGAACCTCCGGCATCACCCAGACGCTCACCCGGATCTGTCGTGCCGCCGTGTACGCGCTGTCCGTGTCCGGTGTGGGGATCAGCGTGCTGACCGAGGACGGGGTACAGAGCTACGCCGTCGCGTCCGACGAACCCGCATACCTGCTCGCGGAACTGCAATTCACGCTCGGGGAGGGGCCCGGTGTCGATGCCTTCGACACCCGTCGCCCGGTCCTGGTCACGGATCTCGCCGGCACGGGTGCCAGGGGTCGGTGGCCCATCTTCGCCGCCGCGATGGCCGAGGGCCGCATCCATGCCGTATTTGCATTCCCGCTCCAGGTCGGTGCGGCTCGTCTCGGTGTCATGGTCCTCTTCCGCGAGCAGACCGGTCCGATCAACCCGGACATACTGGACCAGGCGCTTACCTTTGCCGAGATTGTCATGATGACGGTGCTCGACGGTCAGGAAAACTCCGGGCGAGAGGCTCTGGCGCTCGGATTCGACGAGACACCCGGTTACCGGGCGGAGGTGGCGCAGGCACAGGGCATGATCATGGTGCAGCTCGGAGTCAGCATCGGCGAGGCGCTGATCCACCTACGCGCCCACGCCTATGCCGAGGCGCGCCCACTGCACCAGGTCGCACGCGACATCGTCGACCGCAAGCTGCGATTCGACGGAACCGGACCATGA
- a CDS encoding transglutaminase-like domain-containing protein gives MDHAQSQVGCTLTLDVTAPAGVVLQIAPARPSAGDLDERLDIVGDTGPVHATELAGPVGGRSHLFRVGPGKLTVEYRATLTTGAGSTGRVGDAERVEALRPSRYCPSDRLAGFAQSHFGDLPSAGQRVRAINDYVWRHIAYVSGASGPTTDALDTLLGGQGVCRDFAHLVAALCRAVDVPARIAAVYAPGLSPMDFHAVVETDIDGRWQVWDATRLAPRQSLVRITTGRDAADIAFCTVIDGRLDLDTLEIRAVSGGDLALDDHERLVTLA, from the coding sequence GTGGACCACGCGCAGAGCCAGGTCGGATGCACCCTGACGCTCGACGTCACCGCACCGGCCGGGGTGGTGCTCCAGATCGCACCCGCCCGCCCGTCCGCCGGTGACCTCGACGAGCGCCTCGACATCGTCGGCGACACCGGCCCGGTGCACGCCACCGAACTCGCCGGACCGGTCGGCGGTCGTTCGCACCTGTTCCGGGTCGGGCCGGGCAAACTGACCGTCGAGTACCGGGCGACCCTCACCACGGGGGCCGGCAGCACCGGGCGGGTCGGCGACGCGGAGCGGGTGGAGGCGTTGCGGCCGAGCCGCTACTGCCCCTCCGACCGGCTCGCCGGCTTCGCCCAGAGCCACTTCGGCGACCTGCCCAGCGCCGGCCAGCGGGTACGGGCGATCAACGACTACGTCTGGCGGCACATCGCGTACGTCTCCGGGGCCAGCGGTCCGACCACCGACGCGCTCGACACGCTGCTCGGCGGTCAGGGCGTCTGCCGCGACTTCGCGCACCTGGTCGCCGCGCTGTGCCGGGCGGTCGACGTACCGGCGCGGATCGCCGCCGTCTACGCCCCCGGCCTGTCCCCGATGGACTTCCACGCCGTGGTGGAGACCGACATCGACGGCCGCTGGCAGGTCTGGGACGCCACCCGGCTGGCCCCGCGACAGAGCCTGGTACGCATCACCACCGGCCGGGACGCCGCCGACATCGCGTTCTGCACGGTGATCGACGGACGGCTCGACCTGGACACCCTGGAGATCAGGGCGGTGTCCGGCGGTGACCTGGCGCTGGACGACCACGAACGGTTGGTCACCCTGGCCTGA
- a CDS encoding DUF5994 family protein yields the protein MTTVADRRIWTCTDEPPPARIRLSTPRSSRAMLDGSWWPGSRDPVRELTGLVLALTAERIGPIERVMLQPSAWDRHPRRIGIGDRVLRVGWFATLDADLVILTGSGDLRIDLAVVPAQTAFAVATAAMQAASVPGGGSRPPGPREPGTPSSSRADDGGNGHNRSRRRDATPDPTPTLT from the coding sequence ATGACCACCGTCGCGGACCGCAGGATCTGGACCTGCACCGACGAACCGCCACCGGCCCGGATCCGGCTCAGCACGCCCCGGTCCAGCCGGGCGATGCTCGACGGGAGCTGGTGGCCCGGCTCCCGCGACCCGGTACGGGAACTCACCGGCCTGGTCCTCGCGCTGACCGCCGAGCGGATCGGCCCGATCGAACGGGTCATGTTGCAGCCGTCCGCCTGGGACCGGCACCCGCGACGGATCGGGATCGGCGACCGGGTGCTGCGGGTCGGCTGGTTCGCCACGCTCGACGCCGACCTGGTCATCCTCACCGGGTCGGGTGACCTCCGGATCGACCTGGCGGTGGTGCCGGCACAGACCGCGTTCGCGGTCGCCACGGCGGCCATGCAGGCCGCCTCCGTTCCCGGCGGCGGCAGCCGACCGCCGGGGCCACGAGAGCCCGGTACGCCGTCGTCGTCCCGAGCGGACGACGGCGGGAACGGCCATAATCGATCCCGGCGACGCGACGCCACACCGGACCCGACGCCGACCCTGACCTAG
- a CDS encoding LapA family protein: MTRIVSPARSADGRPVPPINGLPRPVPRTGTLAPWIACAVAAFVLLMLIFVLQNGQSSEVRFLGLRGQLPMGVAMLLAAVAGVLLVSVPAVARLVRARMLAGRVAPQTTISAEQTGPAA; the protein is encoded by the coding sequence ATGACTCGCATTGTCAGTCCGGCGCGGTCGGCCGACGGCCGACCCGTTCCCCCGATCAACGGCCTGCCCCGTCCGGTGCCCCGTACCGGCACGCTGGCGCCCTGGATCGCCTGCGCTGTCGCCGCCTTCGTCCTGCTCATGCTGATCTTCGTGTTGCAGAACGGCCAGTCGTCGGAGGTGCGCTTCCTGGGCCTGCGCGGGCAGTTGCCGATGGGCGTGGCGATGCTGCTGGCCGCCGTGGCCGGGGTGCTGCTGGTCTCCGTACCGGCCGTCGCCCGCCTGGTCCGGGCGCGGATGCTGGCCGGACGGGTGGCCCCGCAGACCACGATTTCGGCCGAGCAGACCGGCCCGGCCGCATGA
- a CDS encoding glycosyltransferase family 4 protein, with product MRVALLGPVAWRTPPHHYGPWERVTGLLAEGLVARGVDVTLFATLDSVTSATLDGVCPRGYADDPDLDGRVWEAMHVAHALARSGEFDLVHNHLDWLPLAFAEHCRAPLLTTIHGFSGAGIQPAYERAKSAYVSISDADRVPGLDYVATVPHGIDLDGFPFGRDGGPGLVAFGRIHPDKGIHTAIEIARLAGRPLTICGIVQDERYHAEQVAPHIDGELVTFLGSVGPEQRGEILGGAAALLHPIAFAEPFGLSVVEAMACGTPVVAYRRGSMPEVVDEGVTGYLVQTVDQAVAAVERIGAIDRAGCRDRARQRFGVDRMVQDYLEVYRALVP from the coding sequence GTGAGGGTGGCCCTGCTGGGGCCGGTGGCATGGCGTACGCCACCACATCACTACGGGCCGTGGGAACGGGTGACCGGCCTGCTCGCCGAGGGGCTGGTGGCCCGTGGCGTCGACGTGACGCTGTTCGCCACGCTCGACTCGGTCACCTCGGCCACCCTCGACGGGGTCTGCCCGCGCGGGTACGCCGACGACCCGGACCTGGACGGGCGGGTGTGGGAGGCGATGCACGTCGCCCACGCGCTGGCCCGGTCGGGTGAGTTCGACCTGGTCCACAACCACCTGGACTGGCTGCCGCTGGCCTTCGCCGAGCACTGCCGCGCCCCGCTGCTCACCACCATCCACGGTTTCTCCGGTGCCGGCATCCAACCCGCGTACGAGAGGGCGAAGTCGGCGTACGTCTCCATCTCCGACGCCGACCGGGTCCCCGGTCTCGACTACGTCGCCACCGTGCCGCACGGGATCGACCTCGACGGGTTTCCGTTCGGCCGCGACGGCGGCCCCGGACTGGTCGCCTTCGGCCGAATCCATCCGGACAAGGGCATCCACACCGCGATCGAGATAGCGCGGCTGGCCGGCCGACCGCTGACCATCTGCGGCATCGTCCAGGACGAGCGTTACCACGCCGAACAGGTCGCCCCGCACATCGACGGCGAACTGGTCACCTTCCTCGGCTCGGTCGGCCCCGAACAGCGCGGCGAGATCCTCGGCGGGGCCGCCGCCCTGCTGCACCCGATCGCCTTCGCCGAGCCCTTCGGGCTGTCGGTGGTGGAGGCGATGGCGTGCGGGACGCCGGTGGTGGCATACCGGCGCGGGTCGATGCCGGAGGTGGTCGACGAGGGGGTGACGGGTTATCTGGTGCAGACCGTGGACCAGGCCGTCGCGGCCGTCGAGCGGATCGGCGCCATCGACCGGGCCGGCTGCCGCGACCGGGCCCGGCAGCGTTTCGGGGTGGACCGGATGGTGCAGGACTACCTGGAGGTCTACCGCGCCCTGGTCCCGTGA